The Sulfolobus acidocaldarius DSM 639 genome has a window encoding:
- a CDS encoding ribbon-helix-helix domain-containing protein, protein MNGVKKLDDNTFELEMSGVKTISFKLDDDFLQEVDKMVRLLGYTNRSDLIRDAILEYISELEDKT, encoded by the coding sequence ATGAATGGCGTCAAGAAACTTGACGATAATACCTTTGAACTTGAAATGAGCGGTGTTAAAACAATTTCCTTTAAACTTGATGATGATTTTTTGCAGGAAGTCGATAAAATGGTAAGACTTCTTGGTTATACAAATAGAAGTGATCTCATAAGAGATGCAATACTTGAGTACATCAGTGAGCTAGAAGATAAAACATGA
- a CDS encoding acetyl-CoA carboxylase biotin carboxylase subunit produces MPPFGKVLVANRGEIAIRVMKAVKEMGMKAVAVYSEADKNSLHVKYADEAYYIGPSPAIQSYLNIESIISVAEKAHVDAVHPGYGFLSERADFAEAVEKAGVVFIGPSPHAMNSIKSKLDGKRLAKASGVPISPGSDGPVENLDEAIKIADRIGYPIMVKAAYGGGGTGITKVDSQEQLIEVWERNKRLAYQAFGKADLYIEKAAVNPRHIEFQLIGDKYGNYVVAWERECTIQRRNQKLIEEAPSPVVKMEERERMFEPIMKFGQLIRYHTLGTFETVFSDVSREFYFLELNKRLQVEHPITETIFRIDLVKLQIRLAADEHLPFTQEELNKRVRGHAIEYRINSEDPMSDFSGSSGTITYYEEPSGPGVRVDSGITLGSYVPPFYDSLIAKLIVYGEDRISALQSGQRALSDFKIGGVKTTIELYKWITREEDFVNAKFTTAYISQKSKEFLEYLKRKEMTKAVIASVMYSKGYVKKSGNGKKETVSNNKNKWKTYGIMSQSSYRVLW; encoded by the coding sequence ATGCCCCCGTTCGGAAAAGTCTTGGTCGCAAATAGGGGAGAAATAGCAATAAGGGTAATGAAAGCCGTAAAGGAAATGGGAATGAAAGCAGTTGCAGTGTACTCAGAGGCTGACAAGAACTCTCTTCATGTCAAGTACGCTGATGAAGCCTACTATATAGGACCTTCTCCGGCAATTCAAAGCTACTTGAATATAGAGTCAATTATCAGCGTAGCTGAGAAAGCACATGTTGATGCAGTTCATCCGGGTTATGGGTTCCTGTCTGAAAGGGCAGATTTCGCAGAAGCAGTGGAAAAGGCAGGGGTGGTGTTCATAGGACCTTCTCCCCATGCAATGAACTCCATTAAAAGTAAACTTGACGGAAAGAGACTTGCAAAGGCTTCTGGAGTTCCCATATCACCTGGTTCTGATGGACCAGTGGAGAATTTAGATGAGGCTATTAAGATAGCAGATAGGATAGGCTACCCTATAATGGTGAAAGCAGCCTATGGAGGAGGAGGCACAGGTATAACTAAGGTAGATTCTCAAGAGCAACTTATTGAGGTTTGGGAGAGAAATAAGAGATTGGCATACCAGGCATTTGGAAAAGCTGACTTATATATAGAGAAAGCCGCAGTAAATCCTAGACACATAGAGTTTCAACTCATAGGAGATAAATATGGCAATTATGTGGTTGCATGGGAGAGAGAATGCACGATACAGAGGAGAAATCAAAAACTAATTGAAGAAGCCCCCTCACCTGTAGTTAAGATGGAAGAGAGAGAAAGAATGTTTGAACCTATAATGAAATTTGGGCAACTAATAAGATATCACACCTTAGGTACATTCGAGACAGTGTTCTCCGATGTAAGCAGAGAGTTTTACTTCCTTGAGTTAAACAAGAGGTTACAAGTTGAACATCCAATAACAGAGACCATATTCAGAATAGATCTAGTGAAATTACAGATAAGACTAGCTGCAGATGAACATTTACCCTTCACACAAGAGGAGTTGAATAAGAGGGTAAGAGGACACGCAATAGAATATAGAATTAACTCAGAGGATCCAATGAGTGATTTTTCGGGAAGTTCAGGAACTATTACCTATTACGAGGAGCCATCAGGACCTGGAGTTAGAGTAGACAGTGGAATCACCTTAGGCAGTTATGTTCCACCTTTCTACGATTCATTAATAGCTAAGTTGATAGTTTACGGTGAAGATAGGATCTCAGCACTACAGTCAGGGCAAAGGGCTCTGAGCGATTTCAAAATTGGTGGTGTAAAAACGACAATAGAATTATATAAATGGATAACGAGAGAAGAAGATTTTGTAAATGCCAAATTTACTACCGCATACATAAGTCAGAAAAGCAAGGAGTTTTTAGAATACCTGAAGAGAAAAGAGATGACTAAAGCTGTTATAGCATCAGTCATGTACAGTAAAGGATATGTTAAAAAGAGTGGTAACGGCAAAAAGGAGACAGTTTCAAACAATAAAAACAAATGGAAGACTTATGGAATAATGTCACAATCTTCATATAGGGTGTTGTGGTAA
- a CDS encoding inorganic phosphate transporter — translation MIDISLILSILIFVFGITLSFIVGGNNSAISLGILVSTNVMKRKYSYLVSAISIFLGASVGSLTMFKSVHGIVNTSDELIAKVIIVCILFSSILSFFYLNRMGVPTALSQMIYPSLAVISLVTRIAFLWSAFLVTLVSWMVSPLVAIISALLLYRLVHVFLKNTKGIIEQVKYYRVIILIASALTSFVTGANAVGIIISTGLFALPEYIIVPCYALAAAIGIYLSSWRAVITVGFRVTKLGYASASSALIGSALVSEVFTVFSVPISITQTVMGGIIGLSFRSLTSDIEKQLKQIGRGWLLSPTFSIIVSLALYGIIRSILGF, via the coding sequence ATGATAGATATAAGCCTTATACTATCTATACTTATATTTGTTTTTGGTATTACACTGTCTTTTATAGTAGGTGGGAATAACTCGGCAATATCTTTAGGGATTTTAGTTTCAACAAATGTAATGAAGCGAAAATATTCCTACCTTGTTAGTGCAATCTCAATATTTTTAGGGGCATCAGTTGGGAGTCTAACTATGTTTAAGAGCGTACATGGCATAGTTAACACGTCAGATGAGCTAATAGCAAAAGTCATCATAGTATGCATACTCTTCTCATCGATACTGTCCTTCTTCTATCTAAATAGAATGGGGGTTCCTACTGCTCTAAGCCAAATGATATATCCTTCTTTAGCAGTCATCTCGCTAGTCACTAGGATAGCTTTCCTTTGGAGTGCTTTCCTAGTGACTCTAGTGTCCTGGATGGTTTCACCATTAGTAGCAATAATTTCAGCTCTTTTATTATACAGATTAGTTCATGTCTTCTTGAAGAATACTAAAGGGATAATTGAACAGGTGAAGTATTACAGGGTAATCATATTGATAGCCTCTGCATTGACATCGTTTGTAACAGGGGCTAATGCTGTAGGTATCATAATCTCAACTGGGCTATTTGCATTACCAGAATATATAATAGTACCGTGTTATGCGCTAGCAGCTGCCATAGGGATTTACCTGAGTTCATGGAGGGCAGTGATCACAGTAGGTTTTAGGGTGACCAAGCTGGGTTATGCAAGTGCGTCCTCAGCACTTATAGGAAGCGCATTAGTATCTGAAGTTTTTACGGTATTTAGTGTGCCCATATCTATTACGCAAACAGTTATGGGAGGAATAATAGGTTTAAGTTTTAGGAGTCTTACTTCTGATATAGAGAAGCAGTTAAAACAAATAGGTCGTGGTTGGTTACTATCTCCAACGTTTTCCATTATAGTATCTTTAGCCCTGTATGGTATAATAAGAAGTATTTTAGGATTTTAA
- a CDS encoding ABC transporter ATP-binding protein: protein MNLETHENELVSIVGPSGIGKSTLLRILGGFTLPTEGEVRLEGNKITKPTPKISLIHQSIVTFPWMTALDNVKLGLKYRKLPKEEENKIAKRMLELVGLSGFENFYPKQLSGGMRQRVAIARALVADPLVLLMDEPFSHLDELTAEGLRQEIYQLLFSEEVPLKSVVLVSHNLNEVVELADRVYILNGFPATVIGEVKIELERPRDPKDTKFTEYVDVLYKLLSPKAKKVSDSKGELI from the coding sequence GTGAATCTTGAGACTCATGAAAATGAGCTGGTCAGTATTGTGGGACCTTCAGGTATAGGTAAATCTACCCTTCTGAGAATATTAGGCGGATTTACACTCCCAACAGAAGGAGAGGTAAGGTTAGAGGGTAACAAGATCACTAAACCAACACCAAAGATATCCTTGATTCATCAATCCATAGTTACTTTTCCTTGGATGACAGCTCTCGATAATGTTAAGTTAGGGTTAAAATATAGGAAGTTACCTAAAGAGGAGGAAAATAAGATAGCTAAAAGAATGTTAGAGTTAGTTGGTCTATCAGGGTTCGAAAACTTCTATCCTAAACAACTAAGCGGGGGAATGAGGCAGAGAGTAGCTATTGCCAGAGCACTAGTAGCCGATCCTCTTGTCCTTCTTATGGACGAGCCCTTCTCTCACTTAGATGAGTTAACCGCAGAAGGACTGAGGCAAGAGATATATCAATTGTTATTCAGTGAGGAGGTCCCTTTAAAGTCCGTGGTTTTAGTTTCACATAATTTGAATGAGGTAGTCGAACTTGCAGACAGGGTGTATATACTCAACGGTTTTCCCGCTACAGTAATAGGTGAGGTAAAGATCGAATTAGAAAGACCGAGGGATCCCAAGGATACAAAGTTTACTGAGTACGTTGATGTACTTTATAAACTCCTTAGTCCCAAAGCAAAGAAAGTTAGTGACTCCAAGGGTGAACTAATATGA
- a CDS encoding Sec-independent protein translocase subunit TatA/TatB — protein MINMFGNWDQLLVVLIVAAILFFGATKLPELFRSLGKSVGEFKKGKMEAEMELMQMQQAQQAQQPVDKEAELQKKIQDLQRELEELKKQKQQSGQS, from the coding sequence ATGATAAATATGTTTGGCAACTGGGATCAATTGTTAGTTGTGCTTATTGTAGCTGCCATACTGTTCTTTGGAGCAACAAAACTTCCTGAGCTGTTCAGATCACTTGGGAAATCTGTCGGTGAATTCAAGAAAGGCAAGATGGAGGCTGAGATGGAGCTAATGCAAATGCAACAAGCTCAACAGGCTCAGCAACCCGTTGATAAAGAGGCAGAACTTCAAAAGAAGATTCAAGATTTACAGAGAGAGTTAGAGGAGTTAAAGAAACAAAAACAGCAGAGTGGACAGAGCTAA
- a CDS encoding acyl-CoA carboxylase subunit beta, with translation MEELKKKKELVYKGGGEERIKAQHDKGKLTARERLSLLFDGNTFQEFMGFATTKATEFGLDKNKVYGDGVVTGWGKVEGRTVFAYAQDFISLGGTLGEVHANKIARVYELALKTGAPVVGINDSGGARIQEGAVALEGYGAVFKMNVMASGVIPQITIMAGPAAGGAVYSPALTDFIIMIKGDAYYMFVTGPEITKVALGEEVSYQDLGGAIVHSTKSGVIHFMAENEQDAINITKKLLSYLPSNNMEEPPYIDTGDAADRDVSGANDIIPTDPVKPYSMRELIYRTVDNGEFMEVHKYWANNMIIGFARIGGNVVGIVANNPEEFGGAIDVDAADKAARFIRFCDAFNIPLISLVDTPGYVPGTEQEYKGIIRHGAKMLYAFAEATVPKITVILRKSYGGAHIAMSIKSLGADLVYAWPNAEIAVTGPEGAVRILYKRDLQKMSNPEDYIKQKIEEYRRLFANPYWAAEKGLIDDVIEPKDTRRIIYSALEMLKNKREYRYPKKHGNIPL, from the coding sequence TTGGAAGAATTGAAAAAGAAGAAGGAATTGGTATACAAGGGAGGAGGAGAAGAGAGAATTAAAGCACAGCATGATAAGGGGAAACTGACTGCAAGAGAGAGACTATCATTATTGTTTGATGGTAATACATTTCAGGAATTTATGGGGTTTGCAACAACAAAGGCTACGGAATTCGGTCTAGATAAGAACAAGGTCTATGGGGACGGTGTGGTCACGGGATGGGGAAAAGTAGAGGGAAGAACTGTTTTCGCCTACGCACAAGACTTCATATCATTAGGAGGTACATTGGGCGAGGTACATGCTAACAAGATTGCCAGAGTTTATGAGTTAGCCCTTAAGACAGGTGCACCTGTTGTAGGAATAAATGACTCAGGTGGAGCTAGAATACAGGAAGGAGCTGTTGCACTGGAAGGCTATGGTGCAGTGTTCAAGATGAATGTTATGGCATCAGGTGTTATACCACAGATAACTATTATGGCTGGACCTGCTGCAGGAGGTGCAGTTTATTCTCCAGCATTAACAGATTTCATTATAATGATTAAAGGAGATGCTTACTATATGTTTGTGACAGGACCAGAAATAACTAAGGTAGCTCTAGGTGAAGAAGTCAGTTATCAAGATCTAGGAGGAGCAATAGTGCATTCAACTAAATCTGGTGTGATACACTTCATGGCTGAAAATGAACAAGACGCTATAAACATAACTAAGAAATTGCTGTCATACCTACCCTCAAACAACATGGAAGAACCACCATACATAGATACAGGAGACGCTGCAGACAGAGACGTATCAGGAGCTAATGATATAATTCCAACAGACCCCGTAAAGCCATATAGTATGAGGGAGTTAATATATAGGACTGTCGATAACGGCGAGTTCATGGAAGTTCATAAGTATTGGGCAAACAATATGATCATTGGATTCGCAAGAATAGGAGGTAATGTTGTTGGTATAGTAGCCAATAATCCGGAGGAGTTCGGTGGTGCAATTGATGTAGATGCAGCTGATAAAGCAGCTAGGTTTATAAGGTTCTGTGACGCGTTCAATATACCCTTAATAAGCCTAGTTGACACTCCTGGTTACGTTCCGGGCACTGAGCAGGAGTATAAGGGGATTATAAGACATGGGGCTAAGATGTTGTATGCCTTCGCTGAAGCTACCGTACCAAAGATTACGGTAATACTGAGAAAATCTTACGGCGGAGCTCACATAGCTATGAGCATAAAGAGTCTAGGCGCTGACTTAGTTTATGCTTGGCCTAATGCAGAAATAGCGGTTACAGGACCTGAAGGGGCAGTTAGAATATTGTACAAAAGAGATTTGCAGAAGATGAGTAATCCTGAGGATTATATAAAACAAAAGATAGAGGAATACAGGAGATTATTTGCAAACCCATATTGGGCAGCAGAAAAGGGTCTAATTGATGATGTTATAGAGCCTAAAGATACAAGGAGAATAATTTACTCTGCTTTGGAAATGTTAAAGAACAAGAGAGAGTATAGGTATCCTAAGAAGCATGGGAACATTCCACTGTAA
- a CDS encoding DUF47 domain-containing protein has protein sequence MVLKIRINREQEVFDKLIKIGEDLKTTAEALRQLINALLVKDDDMKNSSLIKIKSLNEKISMTREELLSVIYSEAFLPDFKEAIVMLTQDLYRASASAKDAGRALTARRVDEKCLTTLKESLLSYISIILEASDKVVLMLSLLPKDIASALKVGKEVQMLERSGDEIKDMIITRLYDMEDSLHLITLLQTRDAIFFLDDILDSMESAVLSIKILYATLKS, from the coding sequence ATGGTACTAAAAATTAGAATCAACAGAGAGCAAGAGGTATTTGACAAGCTAATCAAAATAGGAGAAGATTTGAAAACTACAGCTGAAGCTTTGAGACAGTTAATAAACGCCCTATTGGTCAAGGACGACGACATGAAAAACAGTAGTCTAATTAAAATCAAATCTTTGAACGAAAAGATAAGCATGACCAGGGAGGAATTACTCTCAGTAATATACAGTGAAGCGTTTCTGCCTGACTTTAAGGAGGCTATAGTTATGCTTACACAAGATCTATACAGGGCAAGTGCTTCAGCGAAGGATGCAGGTAGGGCGTTGACAGCCAGGAGAGTTGATGAAAAGTGTTTGACAACTCTGAAGGAAAGTCTTCTCTCATATATTTCTATAATTCTTGAGGCGTCTGATAAAGTAGTTTTAATGTTGTCCCTATTACCAAAGGACATAGCCTCAGCACTTAAAGTTGGAAAAGAGGTGCAGATGTTGGAGAGGAGTGGAGATGAAATCAAAGACATGATCATAACGAGGCTATACGATATGGAGGACTCACTCCATCTAATAACTCTGTTACAGACAAGAGATGCCATATTTTTCCTTGACGACATATTGGACAGCATGGAGAGTGCAGTACTGAGCATAAAAATATTATACGCTACATTAAAATCCTAA
- a CDS encoding biotin/lipoyl-containing protein, which produces MKIIKVVTDQGDSYTFATEKRDNKDLMKAEGAEFEVEYLGAGWREGEHLVKVNGEVHTVSIINGHLVIDNETLFKVDRVIEESLGEKVSFEELFKGKEGEIVSPLQGRIVQIRVKEGDAVNKGQPLLSIEAMKSETVISAPKGGVVKKVLIKPGQGVKKGDLLLIIE; this is translated from the coding sequence ATGAAGATTATAAAAGTAGTTACAGATCAGGGAGATTCTTACACTTTTGCTACAGAGAAGAGGGATAATAAGGATTTAATGAAAGCGGAGGGAGCAGAATTTGAGGTTGAATACCTGGGAGCTGGATGGAGAGAGGGAGAACATTTAGTAAAAGTCAATGGCGAAGTACATACTGTCTCCATAATTAATGGTCATTTAGTTATTGATAACGAGACGTTATTCAAAGTTGATAGGGTTATTGAGGAATCTCTAGGTGAAAAAGTGTCATTTGAGGAATTATTTAAGGGTAAGGAGGGAGAGATCGTTTCACCTCTACAGGGTAGAATTGTCCAGATAAGGGTAAAGGAGGGAGATGCAGTAAATAAGGGTCAGCCCTTATTATCGATTGAGGCTATGAAGAGTGAAACAGTAATATCAGCACCTAAAGGAGGAGTTGTGAAAAAAGTTTTGATAAAACCTGGACAGGGCGTTAAGAAGGGAGACCTTCTCTTGATAATTGAATAG
- the hel308 gene encoding ATP-dependent DNA helicase Hel308, whose amino-acid sequence MEEITVEDLPVDSKVKDIIKSRGIKKLNPPQTEAVKKGLIEDKRLLITTPTASGKTLMAELGMISHLLNKGGKAIYVTPLRALTSEKYSTFKDWEKLGFKVGVTSGDYDTDDPWLRNFDIIVTTYEKLDSLWRHSAEWLKDIDYFVLDEFHYMNDGDRGPVVEGVAVRAKRQGTILALSATIGNAKDVAKWLNADIVATNWRPVPLKEGVMYSEGKKGHIILYSDGTTNKLKGDDPIIAYTLDILSKGGQVIVFRSSRKYAETTAMKISQYMNFVKLDDKKLLETAERIKEVEDAGSNEKEVLYNLIVRGVAFHHAGLSKGLRDIIEASFRERIIKVITATPTLAAGVNLPARAVVIGDIYRFNRKIVGFTEMISTMEYRQMSGRAGRPGYDNHGEAIILVRSKVEVDKVIDKYLHSDIEPIESKLGAEGPFFSFVLSLIASEGEITEDRLKDYVEDTMLSKQLVRKYYNNAIDWLSKNEFIKSNDDRLQLTKFGRRVSDLYLNPFTAVTIKNYLERAESPCDIAYFHLIAYTPDGPLVSVGRNEEDALLDNLDCELIIDEPDDELEFSNYISALKVAFILKDWIEEVDEDTILSKYGIGSGDLRAIIDTMEWLTYGAFHVSSILDLNQHTSVLEKLHKRIADGVKEELLELVRVPGIGRARARLLFNQGIKRPEDIVMKPERVKSLLGQNLGEKIVKEAARIIA is encoded by the coding sequence ATGGAAGAAATTACCGTAGAAGATTTACCTGTCGATAGTAAGGTCAAGGACATAATAAAGAGCAGGGGTATAAAGAAGCTTAACCCTCCCCAGACCGAAGCTGTGAAAAAAGGTTTGATTGAGGACAAGAGGCTTCTCATAACTACTCCTACTGCCTCAGGTAAGACTCTTATGGCAGAATTAGGTATGATATCCCATTTACTGAATAAGGGCGGTAAAGCAATCTATGTAACCCCTCTGAGAGCTCTGACCAGCGAGAAGTATTCCACATTTAAGGATTGGGAAAAACTTGGCTTTAAGGTAGGTGTAACCAGTGGGGACTATGATACTGATGATCCTTGGTTACGCAACTTTGACATAATTGTTACGACATACGAGAAGCTAGATTCATTGTGGAGGCACAGCGCTGAGTGGTTGAAGGACATTGATTACTTCGTGTTGGACGAATTCCATTATATGAATGATGGAGATCGTGGTCCTGTAGTTGAAGGTGTAGCCGTGAGGGCTAAGAGACAGGGAACTATCCTAGCCTTGAGTGCTACCATTGGAAATGCTAAGGATGTGGCAAAATGGTTAAACGCTGATATAGTTGCAACCAACTGGAGACCTGTACCATTAAAGGAAGGGGTTATGTATTCAGAGGGGAAAAAAGGGCACATAATTCTTTACTCTGATGGGACGACGAACAAGTTAAAGGGAGATGACCCTATAATAGCCTACACGTTAGACATACTGTCCAAAGGAGGTCAGGTAATAGTTTTTAGGTCGTCGAGAAAATACGCCGAGACCACAGCTATGAAGATCTCACAGTATATGAATTTTGTTAAATTAGATGATAAAAAACTGTTAGAGACAGCAGAAAGAATAAAGGAAGTAGAAGACGCTGGTAGTAACGAGAAAGAAGTACTATATAATTTGATTGTAAGAGGAGTAGCTTTTCATCACGCTGGTCTGTCAAAGGGCTTAAGGGATATAATAGAAGCCTCGTTTAGGGAAAGAATCATTAAAGTTATAACAGCCACTCCCACACTAGCTGCTGGAGTAAATCTCCCTGCAAGAGCAGTAGTAATAGGTGATATTTACAGATTCAACAGGAAGATAGTTGGTTTTACGGAAATGATATCGACAATGGAGTACAGGCAAATGAGTGGAAGAGCGGGCAGACCTGGTTATGATAACCACGGGGAGGCTATTATACTGGTGAGGTCTAAAGTAGAGGTTGATAAGGTAATAGACAAGTACCTCCATTCAGACATAGAGCCCATAGAGTCAAAACTGGGTGCTGAGGGACCGTTCTTCTCTTTCGTGTTAAGTTTAATAGCATCAGAAGGTGAAATTACTGAAGACAGACTCAAGGATTATGTGGAAGATACAATGTTGTCTAAGCAACTTGTTAGGAAATACTACAACAACGCCATTGACTGGTTAAGTAAAAACGAGTTCATAAAGAGTAATGACGATAGACTCCAGTTAACAAAGTTCGGCAGGAGGGTGTCAGATCTTTACTTAAATCCCTTTACTGCAGTTACAATTAAGAATTACCTGGAGAGAGCCGAGAGCCCATGTGATATAGCTTATTTTCACTTGATAGCTTACACACCCGACGGACCTTTAGTAAGTGTAGGTAGAAATGAAGAAGACGCCCTACTTGACAATTTAGACTGTGAGCTAATAATAGATGAACCTGATGATGAACTTGAGTTTTCGAATTACATTTCAGCACTCAAAGTGGCATTTATTCTTAAGGACTGGATTGAGGAGGTAGATGAAGATACAATACTTAGTAAATATGGCATAGGATCAGGAGATTTAAGGGCAATAATTGACACAATGGAATGGTTGACATATGGTGCTTTTCACGTATCTTCAATCCTTGATTTGAATCAACATACCTCAGTTCTAGAGAAGTTACATAAGAGGATAGCCGACGGAGTTAAGGAGGAGTTGTTAGAGTTGGTCAGAGTTCCAGGCATAGGTAGAGCTAGGGCTCGGTTATTATTTAACCAGGGGATAAAGAGACCTGAGGACATAGTAATGAAACCTGAGAGGGTAAAGAGTTTACTAGGACAAAATCTAGGTGAGAAGATTGTCAAAGAGGCTGCAAGAATTATTGCTTGA
- a CDS encoding ABC transporter permease subunit, giving the protein MSVILETVIATLFTLGRVWITIALSIITGWFLGYLAIKSHVVENIYVSLIEIFESVPVFSFLPIVLIFFVFTIGGNLGIQLAVLFLVFTAVVWNIWMGIYQAYKTIPQDMLEVSENYRFSLMDKFSKLYIPYSMPRIASNLFPSFVNALFYITVSEVFSIGNSQYQVFGIGSLINYFVNNGLYNDALIGIVILIIWVIIFTLVLRELAEYIISRFGLDTEIKVRKRGRLSIRYSSRISSGLSTIVKLGKAFTIPVARRSVRQVRVEEEKERSRAANLWKYVGISISVLILSFILYGSISVIISVPLATWSYLVSNTPFALLSIAVDYIRVAVVTLISLLITIFLGYFIVVHKRIERVILPLIQIVAAIPAPVYFPFLYAFSISFISHLFGAFTNEFYVLLLGFLSTFYYSFFSYYIGVTSMPVQFWEIMKNYELSFWQKLRQIILPSTMPYLITGITSTVNSTWGGLAIAEYWPNITQDHNLYVRTGLMKDIVLFTNQGEIALASWFSLIFAIVVVVYSILFTRKLMDLARKKYIAEEGVYLA; this is encoded by the coding sequence ATGAGTGTAATCTTAGAAACTGTAATTGCTACTCTATTTACTCTAGGTAGAGTATGGATAACTATTGCCCTATCCATCATCACCGGTTGGTTTTTAGGTTATCTGGCTATTAAGAGCCACGTGGTAGAGAATATATACGTGAGTCTCATTGAGATTTTTGAGTCGGTGCCCGTATTCAGTTTCTTACCTATAGTTCTTATATTCTTCGTGTTCACAATTGGGGGAAATTTAGGTATTCAGTTAGCGGTTTTGTTTCTTGTATTCACCGCAGTAGTATGGAATATTTGGATGGGTATTTACCAAGCATATAAGACTATTCCCCAGGATATGTTAGAGGTCTCTGAAAACTATAGATTTTCACTTATGGACAAATTCTCAAAGCTATACATACCCTACAGCATGCCACGCATTGCCTCAAACTTATTTCCGAGTTTCGTCAACGCTCTATTTTACATAACTGTGAGTGAAGTATTCAGCATAGGGAATTCACAGTATCAGGTTTTCGGAATTGGTTCTCTTATAAATTACTTTGTGAATAATGGGCTGTACAATGACGCTCTTATCGGAATAGTCATTTTGATCATATGGGTTATAATATTTACTCTCGTATTGAGAGAGCTAGCTGAGTATATCATTTCAAGATTCGGGCTAGATACTGAGATTAAAGTTAGAAAAAGAGGGAGGCTTAGTATTCGCTATTCCTCCAGGATAAGTAGTGGTCTCTCCACAATAGTCAAGTTAGGAAAAGCTTTCACCATACCTGTTGCTAGAAGAAGTGTTAGACAAGTGAGAGTAGAGGAGGAAAAGGAAAGAAGTAGAGCGGCTAATTTATGGAAATACGTAGGTATCTCAATATCCGTCTTAATCCTGTCATTTATTTTATATGGCTCTATCTCTGTCATAATATCAGTACCGTTAGCTACTTGGTCATATTTAGTATCTAACACTCCTTTTGCTTTACTTTCAATAGCTGTGGATTACATAAGGGTCGCAGTAGTTACTTTAATTTCATTACTGATCACAATCTTCCTAGGCTACTTTATAGTTGTACACAAGAGAATAGAGAGAGTAATACTACCACTAATTCAAATTGTTGCTGCAATTCCAGCCCCTGTCTATTTTCCGTTTCTTTATGCATTTTCCATATCTTTTATAAGCCATTTGTTCGGAGCGTTTACTAACGAGTTTTATGTTCTACTCCTTGGATTCTTATCTACCTTCTATTACTCATTTTTCAGCTACTACATAGGAGTTACCAGTATGCCTGTTCAGTTTTGGGAGATAATGAAAAATTACGAATTGTCATTTTGGCAGAAGCTTAGGCAAATAATCTTACCTTCCACAATGCCCTATCTCATAACAGGGATAACTTCCACAGTAAATAGCACTTGGGGAGGCTTAGCCATAGCAGAGTATTGGCCAAATATCACGCAAGATCACAATCTATATGTGAGGACGGGTTTAATGAAGGATATTGTCTTATTTACAAATCAAGGCGAAATTGCGTTAGCATCATGGTTTTCGTTGATTTTTGCCATAGTAGTTGTTGTCTACTCTATTTTATTCACGAGAAAACTTATGGATTTAGCTAGGAAAAAATATATTGCTGAGGAAGGAGTTTATTTAGCATAA